The genomic region ACCGTGATCCGCTGGCTCGTCACCCTCATGCTCTGCGCGCTCGCAGCCGGGCTCGCCCTGCGCTTCAGGCTCTGGCCGCCCGGCTGACTCCGCATCTTCAGCGACGGACCAACGCCATGCCGACCGACACCGGATCCACGGACCGGCTCACCGTGCCCTTTGCCGCCGAGGCGCCCACGCCGGGCGGCGTGATCGAGGGCTATGCGAGCGTCTTCAGAACCCCCGACGACGGCCGCGACATCGTCCTGCCCGGCGCCTTCCGCCGCACGCTCGCGCGCCGCAGCCCGCGCGAGGTGAAGCTCCTGTGGCAGCACGACCCGAAGGAGCCCATCGGCGTCGTCGAGGAATTGCGCGAGGACGCGCGCGGCCTTCACGTGCGCGCGCGGCTGCTGCCCGCGCTCGCGCGCGCCCGCGAGGCGCTGGCGCTGATCGCCGCCGGTGCGCTGGACGGCCTGTCCATCGGCTACCGCACGGTGAAGGCGCGCACCGATCCCGAGACCGGCATGCGGCTCATCAGCGAGGTCGATCTGTGGGAGATCTCGCTGGTCACCTTCCCGATGCAGCCGGCGGCCCGCATCCGCGCGCTGAAAAGATGCGCGCCGCACCGCGCGCTGCGCCAGTTCGAGACCTTCCTGCGCGAGGCAGGCGGGTTCTCGCGATCCGAGGCCAAGGCCATCGCGGGCCGCGGCCTTGCCGTGCTCGGCCGGCGCGAGGCCGGCTCCGGGCCCACCGACCCCCGCGCCTGGGCCGCCGCCGCGCGTGCGGCCCGCGCGCTGATCACCAGCATGAAGGAGAACATGCGATGACCGCCTTCACCGAGACCACCGAATCCACGCCGCTCGAGGTCAAGGCCCTCGTCGAGGAGCTGCACCGGCGCTTCGAGGAGTTCAAGGAGACCCACGACGCCGCCGCGCTCGAGGAGCGGCTCAAGGGCCACGCCGACCGGCTGCTCGAGGAGAAGATGGAGCGGCTGTCGCGCGAGATGAGCCGCATCGAGCGCGAGATCCGCGCGCTCGCCGCCGCCCCCCAGCGCCCCGGCCTCGACGGGACGGCGGCACGCGGCCCGCAGGACGCCGAATACAAGCGGGCCTTCCTCGACGGCTACGTCCGCCGCGGCCTCGAGCGGCCGCTGAAGGAGCTGGAGGCCAAGGCGCTCAGCACCGGCGTGCCGGCCGAGGGCGGCTATGCCGTGCCCGAGGAGATCGACCGCCGCATCGCCGCGCTCGCCCGCGAGCTGTCCCCCATCCGCGCGCATGCGACCGTCGTCCAGGTGGGCTCGGGCGACTTCAGGAAGCTCGTGGCCATCGGCGCGCCGGCCTCCGGCTGGGTGTCGGAGACGGCGGCGCGCATCGAAACGGCCACCCCCCAGTTCGCCGAGGTGGCACCCCCCATCGGCGAGATCTACGCCAATCCGGCGGCCACCCAGACGATGCTGGACGACTCCTTCTTCGACGTCGAGGCCTGGCTCGCGGGCGAGCTGGCGCGCGAGTTCTCGGCCAAGGAGGGCGCCGCCTTCGTCGCCGGCGACGGCGTGGACAAGCCGCAGGGGCTCCTGAGCTACCCCACGAGCGCGGCCGATGACGCCTCGCGGCCCTTCGGCACCATCCAGCATCTGGCCACCGGGGTGGACGGCGGCTTCCCGGCGAGCGATCCGGCGGATCTGCTGGTCGATCTCGTCTATTCTCTGAAGGCGGGCTACCGCACGAACGCCCGATTCCTCATGAACGCCGCAACCCTTGCCCGGGTACGCAAGTTCAAGGATGCGGACGGCGACTATCTGTGGAAGCCCGGGCTGGAGGCCGGCCAGCCCAGCACGCTGATGGGCTTTCCCGTCGTCGAGGTGCCGGACATGCCGGACATCGGCCCGGGTGCGCTCGCGATCGCCTTCGGCAATCTGGCCGAGGCCTATCTCGTGGCCGACCGCTTCGGCACGCGGGTGCTGCGCGATCCCTATTCCAACAAGCCCTTCGTCCATTTCTACGCGACGAAGCGGGTGGGCGGCGCGCTCGTGAATTCCGAGGCCGTCAAGTTCATCAAGTTCGCGCTGAGCTGAGCGGCGCCATCGTCCGCTGACAGACCGAACGCCCTTCGCCGGCCCCCTTCGCGGGGTGCCGGCGGGCGGCGGCGGAGCGCGGCGACCGGAGACCCCTGCCCCTCCCTTCCCCGTCCCCTTTGTTGTTCCTCCCGTGTACGTCAGCAGAATAAATGGGACACTTCAGCAAAATGAATTGAGACACCGGACGTGGGTGCCATATTGGCACGTCGCCGCTCCGAGCACGACATCACGGGACCCCATGAATGGCTTGGCATGACCACACTCGCGGGATCGACTGACATGAGACGGGTTCCTTCTCGTCAATTTACTCCTGCCTGAATCCCTGCAGCATCAATGGTGACACCATGGTCGTGGTCACATCACGACCTATCTGCCGCGACGAACGAGTAGCCCGCCGTTGTGCTGATCACCAGAGATGTATTGCTTTTGGGCCGGGCCTCCAAGGTGATCGTGCCGTTCGTGAATGCGAGCTCACCGGGATCAAGGGCCTGCGAAAGCGACCCTTGCACTATGAGCTTCTGCCAGCCTGCGATCCATGATCCGATGTTGAGCGGCGTGTTGTTGTTGTCGGCGAGCCAGTAGCCCACAGATATCTTGGGGCTCGTCTGATCGGGCGTTACGGTCCAGCGGAATTCGACGTCATCAAGTCCGCCGACAGAGAGCTCGGCGTCAGAGTCGGTATACCACGCAAGCTGTTTGAAGTTTCCCTCCACCGTAGTGAGAGTTCCATGCTTGCTGCTTGGCTCTTGCACCCACTTCCATTCCGCCGCCGCGCCGAGAAGCTGTGAGAGGCTGATCGGCGGCGAGACCGGCACGGAGTTGTTGGCTGAGATGTCCGGCACATAGGTCCCGCCTCGGACATAATCCGTCAGGTGTGCAGGCGGATCGGAATAGGGCGTCTTGTATGGGCCGAAGAGGCGGCGGACATCGCCTCGCAGTTTGAGCGGGAAAGACGACGGCAGGTAAATCAGCGGAGCCGTGGAGTCCGCCTTCGTGGTGATTGACCACGTATCTGTTACTCCTCCTATGTTCAGCGTGGTGCTTACAGTGGTGCTGAAGGAGGTCGATGCGGTCATCTTCAGCCGCACAACATCGCCCTGATTGACGGTGCCGGACGCGGTTGTCCACGCCCCGTCATTGACCTGATATTCTCCGGAACCAGAGATGCTGATCGAGGTCGAACCACCTATGCCGGTCACCGTGATGTAGTTGGAGTAGTGAGTCGTTTCACGCCCAACCCCCGTCAGATCAACGAAAGTGAATGGATCGGGCGTGGTATCAACGACATTGACATCGACCTGAATCGTGGGGCGGGAGCTTGTCAGTGTCTCCTTGACGCATTGATCCTGCGCATTGAACATCCCCCACTCGTCAAAGGTCTCGACCCCGTAGATGTAGCTCCCGTCGGCGACGGTTTCGGAGTAAGAGGTCCGGCCGTTCGGAGACTGATGATTGGCAGTGCGGGTTTCCGACCAGATCGAGACGCCATTACGATACACCCGCCACGTCCGATGCGGGTAATCGTAGGGCGACGGCTGGCACTCATTCAGGGGGAGCGAGGTATTTGTCCACGTGAGCGTCACCGTATTGCCTGAGACGGAAGCGGCGAGATTGCTTATGCCCATCACAACCCTCCCGCCGCCAGTCTGGCTTCGATGGCATCCAATCTCGCCTTCTGCTGATCGATCTGATCCTGCTGCTCCTTGATCGCCTCGATCAGCAGCCCGACGACCGCGCCGTAGTCGATGGTCAGGATGCCATCGCCACGCTCATGCACGACCTCGGGAAGATAGGGCTGGACCTCTTGCGCTATCAGGCCGATCCGATCAGGTCCCTGCGGATTACCAGACACACCCTTCCATTGGAATTTGACGCCTCGGAGCTGAAGCAAAGTCGAGAGGGCATCCGTGATGGTGCGGATATTCGTCTTCAGGCTTTCGTCTGATGTGGCAGTGACCTCCACGCCTGTGATAGTGCCTTGGACGTCAAGAAGATCACCCTTCAGTATGGCAGTCTTCCTGCCGGCCCAGCCGCTGCCCCAGTTGTCCGGCGACGAGTTGACTTCGAGCCCGCCTTCAGCGTTGATATAGACTGCTTCTCCCGTCTGGCCGGTCGCGTAGCTGTGGGACTCACCGGCGTTGATGACGACCTGCTGGCCGCCAGACGCCGCCCCGCCGCGGATTTCCTTGCACTCAAGAAAGGAATCGATGCGGGCTGTGCCGCCTACGTGAAGTTTGCTTGATGGCGACGACGTCCCGATGCCTACGTTGCCCCCGAGAAGCCAGCTCGTGCCGCTCGTGTGAAGTTGCACGCTGGTCGTGCCGGACGCCGCTTTCATGTTCAGCAGCGCGTTGCCGTTGGCGTCTGTCTGAAGTCCGGAAGTCCCGCCGCCGTTGTTCAGTCGGACATACCACCTGTTTGTGGTGTTGCCCGTGCAGTCGATCATGCCGCCGTTCAGGGTCAGGACGCCGCCGGTATAGGTGGCGTTGGAGTCTGCCCGCAGGAACTGCGAGCTTTCCAGTCCGTCCAATTTGTCCGCATCGAGCCCGGAGCCGGCCCCGTCATTGCCGGCGTGCCATACCAGATTCCAGTTGGAGCCGTCCCACAGCTCGATCTTTGTGGCAGAGGGCGTTGAGCCGCTGACGTAAAAACGAAGACAATCGACCGTCCCGTTCGCCGAATTTGCTGACCAATAGTGGTGGCCAGCCCAAGCGGTGTGGTAATAGCGCCCGAACCATGTGCCGTTATATAGGACGCCGGAATACACAAAAGCGCCATTTGACGTACGCCAGAGCGTCTTGTAGTCGGTTGAGCTTGTTCCGCTCGTATCGGAGCGCAAATCAAGCGGACCATCAATGCGGGCATCTCCAGCCACGTGGAAGGCCGCCGAAGGGGCGCTAGTGAAGACGCCGACCTTATCCGCCTTTAGCGTCAGGGTTGGAGTACCGCTTGTCGTATTCACCCTCACGGCCAGCATCTGCGAGCTGTTGCTGAACTGCGTGAAGAAGCCGTCGTCGGTATCGAACAGCGTAAGCTGACTGTGCGCCCCCCTGATTGAACAGTGTGAGGAGTCTCTATCTGGCGAGTTGTTGACCTGTAGCGCCCCGGCGCTCAAACTGACGACGCCCCCTTCCGCGTTCAGGTTAAGAGCGGAGACGGCCCCGTTGTTCCGGGCCATGATCTCATTGTTGTCGATGGCAACATTCGCTCCTGTGTCGGAACCGACCTGAAACCCGTGCAGAGTGGATGTGGCGCTCAGGTCGCTACCGGTTGTGATGCGCAACCGCTCAACAGTCAGAGTGCCGGCGGCGCTGATGTCCGACGGGCTGTGCGTATGCGCCGCCGGCGTGAAGGTGCTGGGCTTGCCGGTCACCTCTGACCATGTCGGCCAGCGTGTAGCCGTGGCGGGAGCATTGCCGTCATGCCAGACCTTGTAGGTCCCGGAGGGCGTCGACAGAGACCAGCGGTCGTTCGCCTCGTCCCAATAAAATTTTACGTTGATCTGGTTGCCGCGTTCGATCTCGATGCCCGCATCCAGGGTGGGCGCCGAGGTGTCCGGCAGGCCGGCGTTGAGCCTTACGATGTTGTCGCCGATGTCCACCTGCCGGGAGCTGACGGTCACGAGATTGCCCGAGACGGTCAGATCTCCACTTACCGCCAGATTGCCGGTGATCGTGCCTCCCGTGACGGGAAGATAGGTTCCGCCCGTGCCCTGCTGCGCACTCGTGCCCGAGACCACGAAGCCGCCGCCGGTGTTGTCCGTCAGCGTCAGCTCGCGCCCGACCGGCCGCGAGCAGGTCACCCGGTATTCCCACATCCCCGCGGGGACCGTTTCCGTGGCGGCGACTTCCAGGCCGTTTTCCGCAACCACGACGTCATAGGAAATCGTGATCGTCCCGCCGCCGAGCCGCGGCTCGGGGTCAGTCAGATCGATGCTGGAGACCTGGTACTGCCCGGCCCCCGGCGAGGTGCTCGTCTTGGTAAAAGTTGCGGTGGCCACCTGCGTCCATGTCGAGCCTCCCACCTGGCGGCGCTGGATCGTCAAAGTGACGGTCGAGGGGTAGGAACCCGCGGGCGCAGTGGTTCTGTTCTTCAGCGAAATCGTCGCCCTGGCCGTGACCGAGGACTGGACCGTGAGCTCAACCTGCTTGATGTCGTTGTCGTCGGCACAGGAGACGACGTAGGGGTTGATCCCTATTGGTGCGGATTCCGCCGCTTGCGTCTGCGCGAGGCCGGTAAACTTCGTGCCGTCGAAGACGAGATTGCCCGCCGCATCGTAGATTTCGGGAGCGATCAGCTTCGCCTTGCCTGCAGAATCGACGCAGAAGGGTGCGTCCTGCGGCGTTTCCGCACCAACCCACAGCCGAAAGCCGGACCATACGGCGTCATTGCCGGAGATGTGGATGGGATTGGTGGAGCCGATTTCGACCTTCGTCGTTTTGCGCAGGGCGTCGCCTACGACGACGTCGGCGCTTAGGTCGGAGATCGCCGTGATCCGGTCCTTGAAGCCCAGCGCCTTTACGCCGAGACCACTTGCCGTCGCCCGCCCCAGCACGGTGCCGGTCGCAATCTTCAGCGTCCCGTCGTTCTGAAGCACGAGCATGTCGTTGCGGATCTTGTCCGCCGGCAGCGTGATGCCGCTATCCTTCAGATGCCCGGCGGCGATGTCCACGTCGTCCCGATCCGCCAGCAGGCCGGTGTTGAGTGAGCCGACCTCGATCCATGCCGAGCCGTCCCAGCGCTTGAGGCGCTTCGCAGTGGTGTCATACCAGAGATCGTTGAGGGTCGGCTCCGCGGGTGCGCTCGCTTGGACGACGACGCGGCTCTTGGTTGCTCCGGCTTCCACGCCGTCCAGCTTGCTGCCGCGCACCGGGTCGAGCTCCAGCAGGTTCGCGGGCGCGCGCTTCACCCACTGGTTGCTCTGGGCATCCCACTGATACCAGACGGGCGGGATGCCGTCGCCAGGATCGTCGAGGATGAGAAGCTGGCCGTCGTGCGTGCCCTGGGCCGGCAGCTGCGCCACCGTGATGTCCTTGACGAGCAGCATCGTGTTGCTGACAGGTGTACCGTCGGGCAGCGTCACGTTGCCGGTGCCCGTGCCGTCGTCCACCACGGCACCCTTCGTGGCCCCCGGCTCGGCGGGCCGCAGCGCCTCGACCGGCGTGCCGTCGGCGTAGGGGATGTCGCCGGCGGCGCGGGGTACGCGGTCGCGGGCCTGGATGACGACCGGCGAGTAGCCACCGAGCGTGCCCTCCCAGGTCTCCGCGCGTACACGCCAGTGCCAGGCCGCGTCGTCCTCCACCGGCAGATAGAGCTTGGCTCCCCTGGTCCGTCCCTTCTCGCTCCAAGGGCCGGTCGCGCCTGGCGCCCGCTCGACCACATAGACCGTGTCCGGCCGATTGTCGGCCGGAATGTCCCACTCCACCGTCACCCCGTCGGGCGACGGTGTCGTGGTGATCGTCGTGGGCGGGCTCGGCACGACGCTGACGCCGCCCACGGTCACCGTGACCGGCACCCATGCGCTCGCCTGCCCGTCGGCGCCGATGGCGCGCGCCTCCACGTCATACGCCACGCTGCGGTCGAGGCCCGTCAGCGTGATGGCCGGCCCGTCCGAGGCGGCGAAGCGCCGCGTCCGCCACGGCGCGCCGGAGCCCGTGGGGCGCCATCTCACGTCGTACGCCGTGATCCTGCCGCAGGCCATGCCTCACCTCATCGCAGCTGCTCGCGACCGAACCAGCGCACCCCGCCCACGGGAGGCGTGTGGCCGGCGGGCGGCGGCACATGCACATGTACGCTCGGGCTGGTGTCACCCTGATCGGTGCCGTCGTCATGCTGCTGGTCGCTGATCACCACGGTGATCTGGGGCGCACAGGGCGGCGGGCTGAAGCGGCGGCCCGTGATCTGGCTGGTCACCGCGGCAGGCGGATCGGCCCAGTACTGGGCCACCTCCGGCCTGTATTCCACCGCGCGGATGCGCGCGCCGAGATCCTCGATGGGTTCGACGGCGGTGATCAGCAGATCCATGACATCCCGCGTCGTCTCGCCGACGACGAGGATGTCGCCCGGGCCGACGCCGGCCGGCGGCGCGGCGGCGAGCGTGAGCGTGTGCTCGTCCACGATCGCGCTCACGGCCGCCGTCCACTCCGGCCCGCCGTCGCCGGGGCGGATGCGCACGCTGTAGCTGGTCTGCGGATCGAGTGCCAGCGTCTCGTCGATGCTCACCTGCTGCCCGGAGATGCCCGTGATCCGGCCCCAGGCGTCGCCCCACTCGGTCACGTCATGGGCCACCCGGACCTTGTCCCCCCTCAGACAGGTCAGCGCCGCCACGTCCGTCTCCCATTCATACACGGTATGGCGGAAGCGGGCCTGGGCGAGGTGGAACCGCGCCACCTGCCAGGCCTGGATGGGGTCCGTCACGGCCTTGAGCTCCAGCGTCTCGAATTCCGTGGCCTCGGGGTCGCTGGTGGGATTGCCACGCGCATCCAGCCCGGCGACGGCATGGCCGTCGTCCGGCACCAGAATCTCGTCCACCTGCCAGTCGGCGGCCGCATTTACGAAGCGCACCCGCAGCGCGTGCGGCCGGCGCGGGAAGGGGCGGGAAAGACGGAATCCGCGCATCTCCAGCGGCGTGAACAGCTGCGCGGTCAGCTGCTGGCCGTCGTCCCAGATCACCGTATAGCGGCCGTCCCGGATCGCCAGCGCGCCGAGACCGGCACCCAGCACCTCGTCCACCACCTCCCTGAGCGGCCGGCGCTGATCGAGAACCAGCGAGGCGCCAAGTCCCTGCTGGTCGCACCAGGCGGCGAAGGCGGCGAAGGCGTCGAGATCCATGCGCGCGGCCGGCACATGGATGCTGACCGAAGGTGCCTGGGTCAGCAGCCACCAGGCGAGCCAGGCCGGATTCCGGCTGGCCCGGGTGGTCCAGGTCTGCGTCGCGGGATCATAGACCGGCACCTGCTGCTGCACGCGGCAGCTGACGGTATCGAGCACGCCCTCCAGCTGGTCACTGGCGCGGATGCGCAGCGCGAGCTTGGTGGTCCCGGTGGTGCTCGGGTTGCCCTTTCTGATGCCGCGCAGCACCGACCAGGCGAGATCGCCGATCTGATTGGGCGAATCGCTGCCGTCCCAGTCGGTCGCGATCCGCCGCACGCGCACGTCATACTGCCCGCGCGTCACCCCCCAGCTCACGGCGGCCGCAAAGGGGCGCTGATCCTGCCCCGTCACGCGCCACTGTCCGCCCGCGTATGCGATGCTGCTTGCGCGCGCGGTGACACCGGCGGTCACCGTCCCCGGAGCGGGCGCTGCGGTCCAGCCCGTGCCGCCCGCGGGCCGGTAGTCGATGGCGAGCGTCACGGCGGGCCGCTTGCGCTTGCCCTTGTTCGTGAGGCCGAACAGTCCGCGCGGGAACAGCAGATCGAGGCTGATCTCGTCGACGTCTGGGCTCGTCGTGCGGATCACCTCGTCGCCGTCGGCGTTGAGAGCCGCGCCGATCTGCACCTCCGCGACGTCGTCGCGATAGAGCGTCGGGCTGGTCGTCACCTCCCACTCGACATCCTCGTATTGCGCGATCGGCGTGTCGCCGATCTTGAGATCGCTCACCACGAGATCCCCATGCCCCAGATCCAGCAGCACATGCTGATACTGCTCGTCGCCGAGCGTCTCGGTGTAGGGGATCGCGGCATGCGCCGGGAAGAAACGCATCTCGCCCAGCACCTGCGGGATCGGGCCGTAGGGCAGCAGCTGGTTGCGGCTGCCCGTCAGCTGATGGAAGCCGCGCGCCGGCTCGTCTGGCTTCGGCGGCGGCGGCGGGATCAGGGCATTGATGGCGAGGGCGCCCAATGTGACGAGGGCCCCTTGGATGAGCAGAGTCCCAAACCGGCCGGCCACCCCGAGGAAGTTGGCGAGTGTCGACCCATAGGCGTTCGCCGCCGCAATGACGGCAATCATAAGCACCGTGCGCAGGATCTTCTTGCCCGTGCGCCCGGACGGCCGGCCGGTCACCCTGATCACGGACTCCGGCCCCGGCCGCAGGCGTGTCCAGGCCTCGCGCGGCACCGCGCGACCGTCCACCTCCACGATCAGGGCGTCCGATATCCCCGCGCCGGCCGCCGCGTGCTGCAGCATTTCCATGATCGTCAGCCCGGCCGGCACCGGCACCACCCCCGCATCCGGCACCAGCGGATGCGGCCTGAGCCACAGATGCTGCCGGCCGCACCGCCCCTCACAGCGCGACATGGCGGTACACCCCCTCCAGCCGGCGCGCCCATGCCGGGCTGGAGATATCCTCGATGCGGCTCGTCCCGCCGCGGCCGCCCGGTCCCGGCTCCGGCGCGTGCAGAAAGCGCCGCGCGTCCACCATCACGCCCATGTGCCGCGGCCGCGCGCACACGCGGAAGACGACGAGATCGAATGCCCGCGGCCGCTCGGCCGCCCTGAGCGGCCGCCAGTGCCGCGGCAGCCGGGCGGCGATCCCGGTCGCGATGCCGGCATGGTCGCCGCCGCCGGCGTAGTCGCCCGCATAGGACGGCATCACGATCCCGGCCTGCTCGGCGAGCACCAGGCGGATCAGCCCCCAGCAGTCGATGCCGTCGCGATCGCGTCCCAGATCGCGATACGGGATGCCGATATACCGCTCCGCCCAGTGCATCTGCATCACGCGAACATCCCCGCGCTGTTGCCGGGCGTGTAGGTCTGGGCCGGCACCGCCTGGTCCAGCAGCGCCTCCTCGTGGCCCAGCGTGATGTCCAGTGCGAGCGCGTCCGCCTCCACGCTGCGCACGCTCATCACCCAGGGGCCCGCCTCCACGAGGTCCGGCTGGCTGGCGAGCACCACCTCGATCGTCACCGTCGGCGGGCCGTCCAGCGCCCGGATGGCGGCCAGCACCTGCCGGTCGATGTTGTCCACACGCAGCCGCACCTGCGGCTCGGCGGCATCCGAATCCTCCGGCAGGACGGCCTCGAAGGGATAGGGATCCCAGGTGCCGCCGCTGCGCACCACGGGCTCGGTGTCGTTCGCGATGCGGATCGGCTGGACGAGCGAGGGATGGTCGATCGTCACCAGCACGACGAAGACCTCCTCGCTGTCGGAGGCGAGGATGGCCTGGGCGGCGGTCGGGCTCAGCACGCGCGGCATCGGCGGCTCCTCATGGCAGAATCTCGAGCGGCAGGCTCACCTGCCACCACGGCCCGCCGAGCGGGGTGATCTGCGGCGGCGCGCGGAATCGCCAAGTGGCCGGCGGCTCCGCCGGATCGCGCCAGTCCCGCCACGTGAACGTCCCGGCCTCGCCCAGCGTGTCGCGATACCAGGTCAGAAAGGTCGCCAGCTCCGCCTGCGTCATCAGCATCTGCAGATCGGCTTCCTCCGCCACCGCCGAATACCGCCGGCGCTGCTTCGCCACGCCGGCCTCGAACGTCGTGCGGATGACGTTCGAAGCGCGCACAAACCGCGCTCCTTCGCGCAGGGGACGCTGGGGCAGACCGGCGGGCCAGCTCGTCATCGCCTCAACCTCTCGTCCCGGCCGCGGGCGTCAGCCCGAACCGGCCCTGGATGGCGCGGCCGGTGGAGCCCATCTGGGCGATCCGGCGGTCCACCTCGCTCACCGCGGCATCGATGATGACGCGGATGATCCGCCCGCCATCGGGTCCATCCTGCTCCTCCACGCGCGCCGGCGGCCCGCCGTTGTTCTCGACGATCACGGTGACCGGCGCGCCGGCCGCGCGCGCCTCCACGCCGAGCCGCCCGTCCGGCCCGCGCCTGAGCGGCAGGATCGCCTCGGGCCCGGCCTCGCCCATCAGCCCCAGCCCGCCGCACGCGAAGCGCGTGGCATAGCGGAACAGCGTCGGCCGGTCGACGACCCGGCCGCTGTGATCGCTGATGGTGCCGCCCGCAACGACGGCACCCCTCGCCGCTATGAGCTGACCGAATCCGGCGGAGGGGCGCGTGCTGGCCGGCTTCGCGGGGGCGGGCCCTCCAAACAGCCGCTGCAGTGCCGTCGCCAGCGGGCCGATGATCGCTTGGCGGATGGCGAGCCGCGCCAGATCGGCGAGGATCGAATCGACGAGATCCCGGAAGCTGAGCTTGCCGGTGGTCACGAACTTGACCAGCGCGTCCTCCATGCCCTGGAAGGCGTCCTGCACCGTGCGCCGGGCCAGCTCGAACTGTTGTCCGGCCTCGCCGGCGACGTCGGCCAGCCCCGCGCGCAACCCGCCGAGCACGCCGCTCTGCTCGCCGGCCTGCAGCAGCTCGGCGATCTGCAGCCTGAGCCCCTCCAGCGCCTGCCGCTGCTGCGGGTCCGTGACGGCGCGCGCGAGCGCCTCGATCTGGGGGATGAGCTCGCTGCGCAGCGTCTCCGCTTGGCGGCTGATCTCGCGCCGCACGCGCGCGCGGGCCTCGGCCTCGCTCTCCAGCCCCAGCCGCACGCGCGCATCCGCCGCCTGCTCGATCTCCGCGATCAGCCGGCGTGCCGCGTCGATGCGGCCGCGGATGTCGCTGATGGCCTCATCCGCCACATCGCCGACGGTCCGGGATGCCACCCGCTCGCGCTCGCGCATCAGATTGGTGAGGTCGGCCCCGAGCCGCGCGATCTCGGCCTGCGCGCGGGCGCGGGTGTCCGCATCCGCGGCATCGAGCAGCGCGCTCTCGCGCTCGATGGCGCGCTCGGTGGCCGCGATCTCCTCGTCCAGCGCCTGCAGCCGCAGCGCCGTGCGGCGGCGGAAGAACTCGGCATACGAGATCAGCCGCCGGTCCAGAGACTGCTGCAGCATCTCCTCGGCCCGCCGCTGATCGGCCTCGCGCACACGCCGCGCGGCCTCGTCGTCGGCCGCCGCCAGCTCGCGCGCGCGCCGGGCCTCCTGGGCCTCCTCTTCGGCCAGCACCTTCGCGCGCACCGCCGCCTGGGCAGCCGCGATCTCGGCCGGGCTCTTGCCGGCCTGCCGCCCGAGCTGCGCGATGCGCTGCAGCTCACCCTTGAGCCGCTCCTCGCGGGTCCTGAGCCCCGCGATCAGCTCGTCCCACTGCCGCAGGGCGAGCTCGCGGGCGATATTGCCGCCGGCGGCCGTCTCCTCGTCGGCACGATCCAGCGCCGCGCGCAGCTCGGCCAGCTGCCGCTGCAGCTCGCGCCGGCGCGCCTGGATCGCGGCATCGCCGATGGGCAGCAGCCCGCGCCGGATGCGCGCCTCGTTCTGCGCCTGGATGCGCGCGGCCTCCTCATCGAGTCTGCGCAGCTCGCGCTCGATATCGGCGATGCCGGCGCGCAGGATGCCC from Rhodothalassiaceae bacterium harbors:
- a CDS encoding tail assembly protein, with product MQMHWAERYIGIPYRDLGRDRDGIDCWGLIRLVLAEQAGIVMPSYAGDYAGGGDHAGIATGIAARLPRHWRPLRAAERPRAFDLVVFRVCARPRHMGVMVDARRFLHAPEPGPGGRGGTSRIEDISSPAWARRLEGVYRHVAL
- the gp36 gene encoding phage capsid protein, which produces MTAFTETTESTPLEVKALVEELHRRFEEFKETHDAAALEERLKGHADRLLEEKMERLSREMSRIEREIRALAAAPQRPGLDGTAARGPQDAEYKRAFLDGYVRRGLERPLKELEAKALSTGVPAEGGYAVPEEIDRRIAALARELSPIRAHATVVQVGSGDFRKLVAIGAPASGWVSETAARIETATPQFAEVAPPIGEIYANPAATQTMLDDSFFDVEAWLAGELAREFSAKEGAAFVAGDGVDKPQGLLSYPTSAADDASRPFGTIQHLATGVDGGFPASDPADLLVDLVYSLKAGYRTNARFLMNAATLARVRKFKDADGDYLWKPGLEAGQPSTLMGFPVVEVPDMPDIGPGALAIAFGNLAEAYLVADRFGTRVLRDPYSNKPFVHFYATKRVGGALVNSEAVKFIKFALS